From Triticum urartu cultivar G1812 chromosome 2, Tu2.1, whole genome shotgun sequence, a single genomic window includes:
- the LOC125535153 gene encoding uncharacterized protein LOC125535153, with protein sequence MPEFVYANLSCIPNLHCASAPPPRPLCASAAAYLALHLAAPVAVAVVWWLWRNLLLLRLPLPLDGFAGGRDGRRLPEDQPPRTRTVVDADRVAVAAATARGFFEEEETTRPILLRRRAPHAGADGYFRYPQIHCLEAVPQVRLIDAEFMEEMTRGRRHAVGMLRQAAIHYHDPIRRLSNLDGNPSVFQGDPCVLATESTDIVIKLKVATALVCFIWRELNGQSQQLCQEVKEECFSLVAGQSVEKLLEVARSFSEASWCACHVKEVLTTVDALVDVLYNLQGLPLNRSGEIAVMSCKMVANLSGLLDQAASGIDNSEESTIHPATVVFNQVLEFLDSNTDMVQLILATGDCTVDPYSHVFDCWVSKLEEDAKKMCQAEKDREYIILLNNACDVWQMMRHPGASFWNVELVSRLICMIQRYRRGYFEECWVPLVLSLLKEDYPKNPRSSSLAEFTQGFVSICQRQMTWKVVPSLKYELRDEIKNLVVTPYKAFLHALQGNRRGLSLKRLMSRRRSQNEYTAEQLENKIGEFFES encoded by the exons ATGCCTGAATTTGTGTACGCCAACCTGTCTTGCATTCCGAATCTCCATTGCGCCTcggccccgccgccgcgcccttTGTGCGCCTCCGCGGCGGCGTATCTTGCCCTCCACCTCGCCGCGCCCGTGGCCGTCGCCGTCGTCTGGTGGCTCTGGAGGAACCTCCTGCTTCTGCGTCTGCCTCTGCCTCTGGACGGGTTCGCGGGCGGTAGAGACGGCCGCCGCCTCCCGGAGGACCAGCCGCCCCGCACCCGCACCGTGGTGGACGCGGACCGCGTGGCTGTCGCCGCCGCTACCGCCCGCGGCTTCTTCGAAGAGGAAGAGACCACCCGTCCGATCCTCCTCCGTCGCAGGGCGCCCCACGCCGGCGCCGACGGATACTTCCGGTACCCGCAAATCCACTGCCTCGAAGCAGTTCCTCAAGTCCGCCTCATCGATGCCGAATTCATGGAGGAGATGACGCGGGGGCGGCGTCACGCCGTCGGCATGCTCAGGCAAGCCGCGATCCACTACCACGACCCCATCCGCAG ATTGTCCAATCTCGATGGAAACCCATCAGTTTTCCAGGGAGATCCTTGTGTGTTGGCCACAGAATCAACTGATATTGTTATCAAGCTAAAAGTTGCTACTGCACTTGTCTGCTTCATATGGCGAGAATTGAATGGGCAAAGTCAGCAATTATGTCAAGAAGTAAAAGAAGAGTGCTTTTCATTGGTTGCTGGGCAATCTGTTGAGAAGCTCCTTGAGGTAGCACGTTCATTCAGCGAGGCAAGTTGGTGCGCTTGCCATGTTAAGGAAGTGCTGACTACCGTTGACGCACTCGTTGATGTCCTGTACAATTTACAGGGCTTACCTTTGAACAGATCTGGTGAGATTGCTGTTATGTCGTGTAAGATGGTGGCTAATTTAAGCGGATTACTTGATCAGGCTGCAAGTGGCATCGATAACAGTGAAGAATCTACCATTCATCCAGCAACTGTTGTTTTCAATCAAGTCCTGGAGTTTCTCGACAGCAACACAGATATGGTGCAGTTAATACTTGCTACTGGAGATTGCACCGTTGATCCTTACTCTCACGTGTTTGATTGCTGGGTATCCAAGCTGGAGGAAGATGCAAAAAAGATGTGCCAAGCTGAAAAGGATCGAGAATACATAATCCTCTTGAATAATGCGTGTGATGTTTGGCAGATGATGCGCCATCCAGGAGCATCCTTTTGGAATGTAGAACTGGTGAGCAGGCTCATTTGTATGATCCAGAGATACAGAAGGGGCTACTTTGAGGAATGTTGGGTTCCACTTGTGCTGTCATTACTGAAGGAAGATTATCCGAAGAACCCGCGCAGTTCATCCTTGGCTGAATTTACTCAAGGATTTGTCAGTATCTGCCAACGCCAGATGACCTGGAAGGTTGTACCTAGTCTTAAGTACGAACTGCGAGACGAGATAAAGAATCTAGTTGTTACACCATACAAGGCCTTCCTGCATGCACTGCAGGGGAATCGGAGAGGACTTTCATTGAAGCGATTGATGTCACGAAGGAGGAGTCAGAATGAGTATACTGCTGAGCAGTTGGAAAACAAGATTGGTGAGTTTTTTGAAAGCTGA